In Lewinellaceae bacterium, a single window of DNA contains:
- a CDS encoding SIR2 family protein, producing MKPEEKRLLDELASKLSLNLANSSLRDLIDRNQGRDILESQVVNGIFLNKKIPKNLEHSPQRLIVIVGAGASFNASNQIPLGRQAASILLDKFKDISELIELEIDKLSKVYRLEPDDFETILLAISKLRPKKLVDEIYKLYNHKHYPSLCYEILAHLFKHRFVDAIINFNFDELLDQSIEDELLHGEYFKIISDGDVQQILPQILADGRIRSPVYIKPHGTVSHKSTMRFTGEDYFGLPADIEYILKLLVSGATSVEEFEAIEEKRETTMLHSIPVNLIVIGFKMQSFEFNHILKEYLPKNSSIYHFNTQLPEIDQKLKDTFKNKAISFNNPFEVKRNPSENTGRLNLNDWMLRLWEFIENNFEDKFSPRNIIRHKLISALFEDKPGKLKSKEEVLLYLKDRMYIELALSIAKYKGFLNVNQLARDRFGKYYSEYCEEMKSGNKPSLITVCKKLGLKDIGYSREALTAKTKKLSKSLKLTFGRKKFENKYIPRLYEEKLTQGNLLSDRLAGRLKKGKNKELFFKSLKMLRNDEDTEIHVKHNSIYDNVFSNPIVLSTHLALDYFTNYLFEAPAWGRHSSQWDVMLIIAETGEWLINKIDKKFLKGKEVRIIIADTAFENILDKRLKTCCKHHEILTLRWWEHNQHLTIFLKKGDKGILKPVKSIYFTRRLRSTYILPVILDCKDSKVILETFAAYHIKSERQNTPNSSQIITQKDVSNRVKYLLGKKSKFEKMKNT from the coding sequence ATGAAGCCAGAAGAAAAAAGACTGTTAGATGAACTGGCAAGTAAATTGTCCCTCAACCTAGCCAATTCATCATTAAGAGACCTAATAGATAGGAACCAAGGTAGAGATATCTTGGAAAGCCAGGTCGTAAATGGGATATTTTTGAATAAAAAAATACCCAAAAACTTGGAACATTCGCCTCAACGGTTAATCGTAATCGTAGGAGCGGGCGCGAGTTTTAATGCGTCAAACCAAATCCCATTAGGACGGCAAGCGGCTTCTATACTCCTTGACAAGTTTAAAGACATCTCAGAGTTGATTGAGTTGGAGATAGATAAACTGTCCAAGGTTTATAGGCTGGAACCTGATGACTTTGAAACAATATTGTTAGCGATCAGTAAACTCCGGCCCAAAAAATTAGTCGATGAAATCTACAAATTATACAACCACAAACATTACCCCAGCTTATGTTACGAGATACTGGCACATTTGTTTAAGCATCGGTTTGTCGATGCTATAATAAATTTCAATTTTGATGAACTTTTAGATCAAAGTATTGAAGACGAATTGTTACATGGGGAGTATTTCAAGATAATCTCGGATGGAGACGTCCAGCAGATTCTTCCCCAAATACTAGCTGACGGGAGAATAAGGTCTCCGGTTTACATAAAACCACATGGCACAGTCAGCCACAAGTCCACTATGCGGTTCACAGGAGAGGATTACTTCGGATTACCTGCAGATATTGAATACATTCTGAAATTATTGGTTTCGGGAGCTACATCAGTCGAAGAATTTGAAGCAATTGAGGAAAAAAGGGAAACGACCATGCTACATTCTATACCAGTAAACCTAATTGTTATTGGGTTTAAAATGCAAAGTTTTGAATTCAATCACATCTTGAAAGAATATCTGCCCAAGAATTCAAGCATTTATCATTTCAATACTCAATTGCCCGAAATCGACCAAAAACTGAAAGATACATTCAAAAATAAGGCAATCTCATTCAACAATCCCTTTGAAGTCAAAAGGAACCCATCGGAAAATACCGGAAGGCTAAATCTTAATGACTGGATGCTTAGATTATGGGAATTTATTGAAAATAACTTCGAGGATAAATTCAGTCCCAGAAATATAATTAGACATAAACTCATTTCCGCCCTCTTTGAGGATAAGCCGGGAAAATTGAAAAGCAAGGAAGAGGTTCTTCTTTATTTAAAGGATAGAATGTACATTGAGTTGGCTTTGTCTATCGCAAAGTACAAAGGGTTCCTGAATGTCAACCAATTGGCGAGAGATAGGTTTGGAAAATATTATTCTGAATATTGTGAGGAGATGAAGTCAGGAAATAAGCCTAGTTTGATTACTGTTTGTAAAAAACTGGGCCTGAAAGATATTGGATATTCTAGGGAAGCACTGACTGCAAAAACAAAAAAACTCTCAAAATCCCTTAAATTAACCTTTGGGAGGAAAAAATTTGAAAATAAGTATATCCCAAGACTATATGAGGAAAAATTGACTCAAGGCAACTTACTTTCAGACAGGCTGGCAGGCAGGCTGAAGAAAGGAAAAAATAAAGAACTTTTTTTTAAGTCTTTAAAGATGCTCAGGAATGATGAAGATACTGAAATCCATGTCAAACACAATAGTATTTATGACAATGTGTTCTCTAACCCTATTGTCCTGAGTACACATTTAGCATTAGATTATTTTACGAACTATTTATTTGAGGCTCCAGCTTGGGGCCGGCATTCATCTCAGTGGGACGTAATGCTTATTATTGCAGAAACAGGTGAATGGCTGATCAATAAGATCGACAAAAAGTTTTTAAAAGGTAAAGAAGTCAGAATTATCATTGCAGATACGGCTTTTGAGAATATATTAGATAAAAGGCTGAAAACTTGCTGCAAGCATCATGAGATTCTTACATTAAGGTGGTGGGAACATAACCAACACTTGACCATTTTTCTTAAGAAAGGCGATAAAGGTATCCTGAAACCAGTAAAGAGTATTTACTTCACCCGGCGTTTGCGCTCAACCTATATCCTCCCAGTGATACTTGATTGTAAGGACTCAAAGGTCATTCTTGAAACATTTGCAGCCTATCATATCAAATCGGAAAGGCAAAATACTCCCAATAGTTCTCAGATAATAACCCAGAAGGATGTTTCTAACCGGGTTAAATATTTATTAGGTAAAAAGAGTAAGTTCGAAAAAATGAAAAATACCTGA
- a CDS encoding T9SS type A sorting domain-containing protein, with amino-acid sequence MRIILGLNEYYRIYDDFSQVFRAPYLGPALAYYNNEFTMGALNDTLTTLLIQDIGLVQPKYIIQDSLRQNIIDFPGHPINASGPLTVEGLAPGALLELYAPDGRRLSRVRALGETMQWPVEGLAPGLYVLKIGSGAFRTVKKVVVKGY; translated from the coding sequence GTGCGGATCATTTTGGGGCTGAATGAATACTACCGGATTTATGACGACTTTAGTCAGGTATTCCGGGCGCCCTACCTCGGGCCGGCCCTGGCCTACTACAACAATGAGTTCACCATGGGCGCGCTGAACGACACCCTCACCACTTTGCTGATCCAGGACATAGGGCTGGTGCAGCCCAAGTACATCATACAGGACAGCCTGCGCCAGAACATCATCGATTTCCCCGGACACCCCATCAACGCCTCCGGGCCGCTCACGGTAGAAGGATTGGCGCCCGGCGCATTACTTGAGCTCTATGCCCCCGATGGCCGCCGCCTGAGCCGGGTGCGGGCCTTAGGAGAAACGATGCAATGGCCGGTGGAAGGGCTGGCTCCTGGGCTGTACGTCCTGAAAATTGGGAGTGGAGCTTTTCGGACGGTGAAAAAAGTGGTGGTCAAAGGGTACTGA
- the lnt gene encoding apolipoprotein N-acyltransferase: MKNNIRVPSIVVLAVLSIWMAADMWGRNNVELLWGYRPLVFFLATWGVLVLLFEQRFSASPNRLRWLGLSTLSGVLLGVGFPDILPVPFLMFIGFVPLLIVEREIAQDWGKADRWEVFKFAYHTFVLWNIIATYWVANTAFIAGFFAIWVNALLMSIPFVVFHQSRQAMPRLGYLAFIAYWLTFEYVHLQWELTWPWLTVGNSFAEYPSLVQWYEYTGVFGGGLWILLANVWALKLWDAFRSGQQPALWPALRLAAWVVVPALISLGLYYNYQEKGVEREVVVVQPNFEPHYEKFERVPESEQIARFLELSKQQVDENTDYLVFPETSFGLVETSQINSFPAVQRIREAFRDDPRLKIVTGIDAYHIFRPGEPRTQAVREQVRRPGDTMFYEILNAAIQIEPGNPEVPLYRKSKLVPGPEILPYRRIFFFMKPLIDKLEGTTAGVGTQPERSVLSSDAGKVAPVICYESVFGEYVTGYIKKGAQAIFIMTNDGWWDNTAGHRQHLHFASLRAIETRRDIARSANTGISAFINQRGDILQPTRYDEPVAIKGNIRFNDAITFYVLWGDAIARVAVFTAILLLLNTFVRSRMKVV, encoded by the coding sequence ATGAAGAACAACATACGCGTCCCTTCGATTGTCGTTTTGGCCGTCCTCAGCATCTGGATGGCCGCCGATATGTGGGGGCGGAACAATGTGGAGCTACTGTGGGGATACCGGCCCCTGGTCTTTTTCCTGGCGACCTGGGGAGTTTTGGTGTTGCTGTTTGAGCAGCGCTTCTCCGCCTCCCCCAACCGCCTGAGGTGGCTGGGGCTGTCCACCCTGAGCGGCGTATTGCTGGGGGTGGGCTTTCCGGACATCCTGCCCGTGCCCTTCCTGATGTTCATCGGTTTTGTGCCCCTGCTGATCGTAGAACGGGAGATTGCCCAGGATTGGGGCAAGGCCGACCGCTGGGAGGTATTCAAATTTGCCTATCATACCTTTGTCCTCTGGAACATCATCGCCACCTACTGGGTAGCCAACACAGCCTTTATTGCCGGTTTCTTCGCCATCTGGGTGAATGCGCTGCTGATGAGCATCCCTTTTGTGGTGTTCCACCAATCCAGGCAGGCCATGCCCCGCCTGGGCTACCTGGCCTTTATCGCCTATTGGCTCACTTTTGAGTACGTCCATTTGCAGTGGGAGCTGACCTGGCCGTGGCTGACTGTAGGCAACAGCTTTGCAGAGTACCCGTCTCTGGTGCAATGGTATGAATACACCGGCGTTTTTGGCGGCGGGCTTTGGATATTGCTGGCCAATGTTTGGGCATTGAAACTCTGGGATGCTTTTCGCAGCGGGCAACAACCGGCATTGTGGCCGGCTCTTCGCCTGGCGGCCTGGGTTGTCGTGCCGGCCCTGATTTCGCTGGGCCTGTATTACAATTACCAGGAAAAAGGGGTGGAACGGGAAGTGGTGGTGGTGCAGCCCAACTTCGAGCCGCATTACGAAAAATTTGAACGGGTGCCGGAGAGCGAGCAGATTGCCCGCTTCCTGGAACTGTCCAAACAGCAGGTAGATGAAAACACGGACTACCTCGTCTTTCCTGAGACCAGCTTCGGCCTGGTGGAAACCAGCCAGATCAACTCCTTTCCGGCGGTGCAGCGCATCCGGGAGGCCTTCCGGGATGATCCCCGGCTGAAGATTGTCACCGGCATCGACGCCTATCACATCTTCCGGCCCGGCGAACCCCGCACCCAGGCAGTGCGGGAGCAGGTGCGCCGCCCGGGAGACACCATGTTCTACGAAATCCTCAACGCCGCCATACAGATCGAGCCCGGCAACCCGGAAGTGCCCCTTTACCGCAAATCCAAACTGGTGCCCGGCCCTGAAATCCTGCCTTACCGCCGCATTTTTTTCTTTATGAAACCACTGATCGATAAGCTGGAAGGGACGACGGCGGGCGTGGGCACCCAACCCGAGCGTTCCGTACTGAGCAGCGACGCCGGCAAGGTGGCGCCGGTTATTTGTTACGAATCGGTATTCGGAGAGTACGTCACAGGGTACATCAAAAAAGGCGCTCAGGCCATCTTCATCATGACCAACGACGGCTGGTGGGACAATACCGCCGGCCACCGCCAGCACCTGCATTTTGCTTCCCTGCGCGCCATCGAAACGCGGCGCGACATCGCCCGCTCCGCCAATACGGGCATTTCCGCCTTTATCAACCAGCGGGGCGATATCCTGCAACCTACCCGCTACGATGAGCCCGTTGCCATCAAGGGCAATATCCGCTTCAACGACGCCATTACTTTCTACGTGCTGTGGGGCGACGCCATCGCCAGGGTGGCCGTGTTCACCGCCATCCTGCTGCTGCTGAACACTTTTGTGCGAAGCCGGATGAAGGTTGTTTGA